One Manduca sexta isolate Smith_Timp_Sample1 chromosome 28, JHU_Msex_v1.0, whole genome shotgun sequence DNA window includes the following coding sequences:
- the LOC115441875 gene encoding centrosomal protein 43-like codes for MAQTEDTELRDLVIEALEKNGSLAKIRALLRANVFLAFEDDFDNIRQNASLDNVLKLPEGILALSVVHEFLEFCNLKNTLFVYMSESRQGKEYNYEGKHYLNEKLNLYKQDVREPILITLIKLFNQSKYFDQHGNGESRKQVKLASNYRDDENCTYIVHEDSQGSTTSNSQSDNMSDDKNKLHLRLQLDNSDTDTSSDSAREKSRSEYIPSEHFKRSDKNVIQHTSKEHSDMVHDKRSDIITHKKQQNILHDTLKDLKITNSSSDSTSYVELKPYNDFDGKILNTENVTVVKKQDNKNNSPRSSTKNNSHSKSIEGAKSASSSNASSLSFKDEQIKSNKDHTSPQASIKSDVDTAEYSYDFASSPSLKNIDKPKLTKADSTSHTLETVEGKYSPNKNLSVESQQHSSHSSVSISDVADLISDKSSSAGNQSRNDKSTDHKSSLSSRHSKKKSQSHQSKIMSDDSGDFTESPVPSLSNLSLDIHSD; via the coding sequence ATGGCACAAACAGAAGATACTGAACTTAGGGATTTGGTTATTGAAGCTTTAGAAAAGAACGGTTCATTAGCGAAAATCCGCGCGTTGCTGCGTGCTAATGTTTTTCTAGCATTTGAAGacgattttgataatattcgaCAAAATGCGAGTTTAGACAATGTGCTAAAGTTACCTGAAGGTATACTTGCATTGTCAGTTGTACACGAGTTTTTAGAGTTCTGCAACTTAAAAAACACTTTGTTCGTGTATATGTCAGAGTCGCGACAAGGAAAAGAATACAACTACGAAGGAAAACATTATCTCAATGAGAAACTGAATTTATATAAACAGGATGTAAGGGAACCCATATTAATAAcacttattaaattgtttaatcaAAGCAAATATTTTGATCAACATGGAAATGGCGAAAGCAGAAAGCAAGTAAAACTTGCCAGCAACTATAGAGACGACGAAAATTGTACTTACATAGTCCATGAAGATTCCCAGGGTAGTACTACAAGTAATTCCCAATCGGACAATATGtctgatgacaaaaataaattgcatttaagACTGCAACTGGACAACTCAGATACTGATACTTCAAGTGACTCCGCAAGAGAAAAGTCCAGGTCAGAGTACATTCCTAgtgaacattttaaaagaagtgataaaaatgtaatacaacATACCTCAAAAGAACACAGTGACATGGTTCATGATAAGAGAAGTGATATAATTACTCATAAGAAACAGCAAAACATATTGCATGATACTCTAAAAGATCTCAAGATTACTAACAGCAGTAGCGACTCTACCTCATATGTGGAACTTAAGCCCTATAATGATTTTGATGGAAAGATACTTAATACAGAAAATGTAACTGTAGTTAAGaaacaagataataaaaataattcacccAGGTCATCTACTAAGAACAATTCACATTCGAAAAGTATTGAAGGTGCAAAATCTGCTTCGTCAAGTAATGCTTCATCGTTATCTTTTAAAGATGAGCAGATTAAATCCAATAAAGACCATACAtcaccacaagcatcaataaaATCAGATGTAGATACAGCAGAATACAGCTACGATTTTGCTTCATCAccttcattaaaaaatatagataaaccAAAACTTACAAAAGCAGATAGTACATCTCATACATTAGAGACTGTTGAAGGAAAATATAGTCCAAATAAAAATCTATCTGTTGAGAGTCAGCAACATAGCTCGCACAGCTCTGTTTCTATTTCTGATGTTGCTGATTTGATTAGCGATAAAAGCTCATCAGCAGGTAATCAGTCAAGGAATGATAAATCAACAGATCACAAGTCCAGTTTatccagtcgacattctaagaAAAAGTCTCAAAGCCATCAAAGTAAGATAATGAGTGATGATTCTGGAGATTTTACAGAATCACCAGTTCCTTCTCTTTCTAATTTAAGTTTGGATATTCACAGTGACTGA